In the genome of Lathyrus oleraceus cultivar Zhongwan6 chromosome 4, CAAS_Psat_ZW6_1.0, whole genome shotgun sequence, the window ATGTACACCTTCCTAAGTAAAATCGCAGCTCCCTATCACTAAGAAGCTAAAAACTCAGTTTTCTTTAAATGGCATCTATGGATTAAGCCTTGTGAATGGAAAAGAAAATAGACTCTGTGAAAGCTTTGTTCCCTTATGTGAATCCATCCGACTTGACTTGGATTCACTGAAATCCAATATGACTTTCAAACATCAAGGATTTACTTACTAAAACAAAACAGAATATAAAATAAGGACATAACTCCTAAGAATCATGTAAAGTATTCTAGAATAGTCAAAGGTACAAGAAAGATATTATGAATTTCGCAGATAAACTAACAagataaaaattaaaaacatCTCCTTACTGTTCATTTGATTTGGTATCTATTTAAGCAGATATCATAAAGTTCAAGTTATGATTTGGCATTTTTTGTTGATATAAAGAGCATGTGTGACAAACACTGGCATTGATAAAGACATAGTACCACTAACATATCATTTTATAATTACATTGTTTAGGAAAATGTGATGCTAGAGAATAGATATTAGATTGATATGGTGTGTTTTGATGTTATAAATACAGTAAATCATTCAAAAGCTCTTTTGATGTTAATAATTAAGTCAAGTTCTAGTGAGTACAAGCTAAAGCCATTAATACTCTTAAGATTACTATGACGTACCAACGCCTATTGGTCTAAGTAGCTAAGAATTTAGTTTCCTTAAACAAGATCTTTGGAATAAGTCTTGTGAATGGAAAAAGTAATAAGCATTATGAAAGCTTTGTTCTTTTAATTGAGTTCAACCTGCCTGACTTGGACTAGCCGAAATTATGACATTTAAATAGAATGGGTTTCAAGAGCAAAAAAGACTACTAGAACTAATTAAACATGGAAACAAAACATAAATAGAAAAGAACAAGGAAATTCCTAAGGTCGCTTGCTTCATCAAATAGGTGACTAATTGATTCCAGTATATATCCTAACATCAAGTGAAATATTCAGGAAACTTGAAAGGTTAGGTTGTCAAAATCGAGATCTTCCCTAAGATCAGGATAGAATAGCATGATCATAAAATATAAAATCGTAGTTAAGATCGGAAGATCCTACCCAATTATTTTGATAAGATCGAGAAGGGATAACAAGATTGTAAAAATTAAGACCGCAACTAAAACCATTAGATCATactaaaatgaaaaaataatagTATGTATTTGAAATGTTTTTCATGATATACGTTAGTAGGCAAATGTCTTCGTGAGAAATTGACTCTTTTTCATATTCTTTAGACATGTATGATTAGTTTTTATACTTTATTACTACCTCATGGAACATTTGTTAGACATAAGGGACATATTTGGTCAATTACTAAGATTATCACTAGTCAATTAGTTAAAACATGTTTAATTATTCTCGAAACCCTAAATATAAAAATTCATCATTTCAAAAGGCACATATTGATTCTCACTGAACCCTAATTGTTATGCCTCTGCATCTTTTGTCATCCTTCTCGCCTTTTAATGGTGGTGGCCGGAAAACGGCCAATCATGACCGAAACTGGCAAAGATCGCACAAAATCAattatttaactttttttttcataatttagCTACAACGCACGATTCTACTTAAGATCCGGATAGTTGGGATGAGTGAGATCGTAAAATCTTAAGATTTTAAGATCGAGATCGAGATCTTGACAACCATACAATGAAGATATTGTGAGATATTTTGCAGATTGATATATTAACAAAATTAAAGTTAAAAACATCTCCTTAGAGTTGATTTGATTTGGCATCTATCCAAACAGTTAGTTATCATACAGTGCAAGTTATGATTGCAATATTGCTTGTTACCTCATCTTCATCTTGAGTTTCTACTTCAAGGTCAGAGCATGGGAAACTCACACAAAGAAGTGCATAACCCTGAAATGAAATAAAAATCTCACAAACATTTCCAACTGAGAAATAAGAGACATTGAAGTTTGCAATAATAATGATAATGCAACAAATAAAACGTTTTCCCCGCAGTTGTTAACTACTATTATTGGAAAATGAATGTTGCATAGCAAATGGCCTCAAACTATCCATAAGCTAGAAAATATCTTTGTTCTGTTGTAGGTATATATCTAATCTACTCGTTTGTGCAAGGGCCCTTAAATTGAAACACTAACCAAGAAATCAAAATGCTAACAATACCTTCAATCGTAAGAGGAATATACACGAAAATGAGTCTGAAAAGTCAAACTTCTACTTTTAATGAGTAAATCCTTTTCAATTCTCATTCTTACTTTAATAACAAAAATGAAACAATAAAACCCATGCTTATGCTTTTgtcttttgaattttttttactGCAAGTGATTCAGTGATGTTAACATTCAAAAAGGATAAACAGCATATACAAATATACAGGAAACAGCCTCCAATTAACAGTATAGCCAGTATAGGCATTGTAGTTCATTTTATGTGATATTAAATGAAAAAAATAACTACAACCTCAGTTCAGTGCATTGGCACTGCGGCATGACACAATATTCAATGCGCTCTTTATCGGAAAATGAATAAAGTAAACTTATAGACATGTGTGATATCATACAAACACATTTAGTATTGGCTTGTTGAAACTGAAATGAAGTAAATAGTTTCATACGTACGACTACAAACACAATTTCATCCCCCTCTATAGTAACATTCATAAAGTATATTGTTTATCACCCTCAATGTCTTCTTTTACTCTTCAAAATTAGAAGGAAAAGAATAGGGTAAAAAAAATCTGATTCTTTTGGCATCGTTGAAGATAACCATGCATTCCACTAAATCATCATGCATTGCTACTTAACAAGTCAAAATGACCAATTCAATAAAAAATATTCGTAGACATAGTTGTACATGCCTGCTCTCTCAATTCGGCAGATATCCCAAGTGCCTCTGGCTGTCTAATCTTCCCACTCTTTACACGAACAGCACAGCTTGTACAACAACCTTCCATAAAAAGTATCAAATCAGAAAAACTCTATCAGGAAACTAGCAATAATatcataaataaaaaatacaCCGATCTAGATGGAAAGAGAAGCAGCAGAGAAAACAATTGTCAGAGATGCATTACATGATCTACAAAGGAAAATTGTGGCAGACCAAGTTCCCAATTGGAGAGAGATTGAATTTTACACTAGTTTACACAAATCACAATTCCCTATGTAGTTCAACTACACATGGAAAAAAAAATGGAATCTATCATTGGTATATAAGGGCCATTACTAACGACTGAAGAAAAAACGGAAACAAATATGATAGGTTCATATCATTCTTCCAATCATGGGTATCAAAATCGAGATTCAAATTTCGAATCTCTGAAGACCTACTACTTCCAAATCATGAATCAAAAGATACATTACCAATACAAACATGACATTAAAGTAAAAACAAGTGTCATAACATACATATAAGCTAATATATCATCTACCAAACTCAAAATAATCCAACATTCAAGTCATAAATCAAGATAAGATTCATGTTCATAATATATACACACTACAATGTGTATCTATTAGATTTAGTTTTGTATCAAATCAAGATATGACATGCATGTATAGTAAGATTTTGAGAATCATGCTTCCAATAAATAACTTCAAAAAACCTAATTTCGAATAGGTAATAGTAGGTTAAGAGTAAATACCATGCCTGCAGGCAAATGGAAGTGTAATATCCTGGGACTCAGCAGTATGCAATATATATTGGTCCTGCATTTCACAAATACTACTATTAAAGTAGAAAATTGAATACTAGTATGTTTGTTGAAACAGTGAAGGGAACATGGCAGGGTTAAAGTTAAAGCATCGATGGGATCATACCTCAGGAACGAGAAATTCGTGAACGATTCCACGTTCTCTGTCATGGACTTTGACCTTATGGCTAGGTGCTTCAACATTCGGATACCGGAAATCGGTTCTGCCTAACACTCCCACCGGTGTTTGAAGCTCCGCTGCTGCCACCGTCGTCTTGCGGAGGCTTCTGGAAGGAAGAGAGTGCGGCTTCGTGGTAACAAATGGAATGGAAGAACTACCAGGAATTCGAAGAAGGGGTAGCGccattttcttcttcttgttACTTTCTTCAAAGTGCTGACACGCATATAAGTTACGGGATAACAAGAGCGAGTTAACACCCGCGCTCTCAACCAACCGTTAGATTCTATTCCAATTGCTAATTAACACGTGTACGATCTTCAAAACTCTCCTCAGGATTCTAGcggatatatatatatatatatatatatatatatatatatatatatatatatatatatatatatatatatatatatatatatatatatatatagagagagagagagagagagaattagACTTTATTAATGACACTATTTAAGTATTTTTGGGTCTATTCTATTTcaagagattaattactatacactgtcagaATAAAATGTTTTACACCGTTGATTCATCcccatcatccgtttgtattactttatagatttttaaaataaaagtcaaatttctTTTAATATTCGACGTCAATGATTAATTGATGGTGtaaatccttttacactgtcatTGTATTTCAATTAGACTCCTATTTCAAATAAATTAACTCGAATTAAATGGGAAAAATCAATTTAATTGGGAGGGgaaaatttaaataaaagtaaGCAATTATTATAAATGTTTAAGTGTAAACTTTTAAAATTCTAATGATCTATTTAGTTAAATAAAAACCTATTGATACATAATTCTCTTTtagttaaaaataaataaaattttaaaattcataTCAATGACGAGTTCGGTCAAAGTGTTAGGCCATTGGATCGGACAACATAAATGTTTAGGGTGTACGTAGGTCGGTTTAAATTGAGTTTAGTCAAACTCAATACTCAATCTATATAGAATATTTCAGTTTAAATGAAGTAAAATAACCATCTGTTACATCAAAAAGTCGATTTAGACAAATCTATTGATTTTTAAATTGAGTTGGATTGAATAGTGGTTGTCTAAAcaattttattaatattaaacAACTAAATGATGAATCATCTTATCTTTTTTATAAAAATTACTCAACATATTTATATTCTTAAAAGAATTAGAtggaattttttttcaaaataatcaattttttcaaaaaaaattgaaaataatcaatttttcaaaaaaaatatcaaaataagtttggtagaggatgcgccagatgaattggcgcacccCCATACCAATAAGAGTAGGCGTCAGTAGCATTGgcgcacatgcattgggcctcatgaggaggcgtcaatgcttgtggcgcctgcattgaccctcatgaggaggcgtcaatgcctCTAGCGCCTGAGTGCATTTTGCATGGtgggtgtatgcgccaattcatctggcgcatacacccctcatattattttttcaatttttttatatttatttagttttttattttttttatttttctttttaacatttaatatttattatttaatacataagaaataataatgaaaataaataaattcattaaatatgtaataattggttacattggacaAACAAAAAACTAATGACCccgcccgattataacgtccctCGGTTCCACATCTcggtgcgttagtttgtctccgaggtctcccacgattttcttgaggtgtttgttgtaacaccccgataataataaaataattatttaaattgagttaataatttatttattaatttaattaaataattggaaattttattattattatttttggattattattattattcggaaaatatatataagttggaatttagaaaaaatcccattttttggtaaaaaggttaatttcacgtgaaaaggggaaaagaggcagaaaagggaaaagggcaaaaagccaaagaacgaaggttgaaggaagggaaagcttggagctcagagactgccggattaactcaggtaaggggggtttatcatcgattaatgggtattatgggataatatgtgatgggtagtaagaaaccatggattttgactctgatttgaatgatgcatgctgaaattgtgaaatatttgatgaacgaatttggatgataattgacgaaaactcgtaggaattagaggtagtaaggttagcgatttgggaagccgaatgtgtatgatctgtaattgataaaacgaatgaacatgtatgaaaattggactgtagaaggttggaattggatagatctcgcagcagagaaagccattgcagatctggaatttctggctctggtcatacgcgtatggcactaggcaatacgcgtatgagagggctggtacgcgtatggttAAGGCATTACGTgtatgagtgaaaaagatgatattttgaacgtagattcgtctctgttggtacgcgtatgaggatgtggtacgcgtagcatacgcgtatgggcgtgggcgatacgcgtatgggttgggcgagggaatgcgccatacgcgtatggacataggcgatacgcgtatgggcagacttgtggtttcCCTGAACagttgttgtgcagtttttggttgtttaggctgagtgctGTAACTTAGCTGACGTATGACGTAGTggggatcaattcccgttgttttgagtagtataggtattagtagagtgtgctaatactgtgtttgattatgcggcatgatatgatatgcttttgtgataaaatgtgttgatgatgtgtgatggtatgcatgctgctgtgaatgtatcagttatgtatgcatttgtgaatagactgttttatggcttagagtgtgagcatatgtctattcttgagttgttgttgttgttgcattgctaggtgattagcatgcatatggtggcccatttggggtggtagctaattcccatggtgaggaattagtgagtaaatcattttgattgttattgatgtttgcatgctaggtgattagcgtgcatagcatggcccatttagggtggtagctaattcccatggtgaggaattagtgagtgagtcactatgtctcaaatgagtgggactagtgagcttggtagccgtgcctggatttggacggtgaggttgaactatatgttcacaaatagtcggtaccgcatgcatggagtctcattgcgtaatatatgtatggcgtataatatgaatggatgtattccaatattatacgtgtgtttgtgttggtgttgagtattatgttgaaTTGATGGTGCTGTACTGAATgtatgtttggattagggtgatgaagtgtgttgaaattacttagcattacataatgttttataatgcttattatattgattgaggaactcacccttacgactatttttcaggtaacgagaaatgagttgagtagaagcgaatgcttggagtctagtgtagtctcctttagtgggtcatgctctgatagatgtaacatcgggagggaacctttgAATTATGTTGTTAATGCTTGTGGAACCAGTTTACACGTAGTATGTgacatgttttgattgatttgatttatatccgctgcgatttatgcgaatgtttaattgatttaataaagagcatgacagttatattGGAACATGGTGcgaatgattgtgtgacacccttaactgcataattactctgatatatgtttatgatttaattaaataattgggggtattttagaagggtgttacattagtggtatcagagcatagtcggtcgagtcgagtcgtaattattctgtttcccctgtacggtataggtgttgtgtaacctatcggtactcattgttttagttgtttgggtttcagaatagagatggctggaagaggtagagatgatgctgcgattgctgaggctctgggtatgctagctggagtacttggaggaaatccgaatgttgtgggaatgggagctgctcgtcaactgagtgagttccagaagaacaatcctccaatgttcaagggagcatacgatccagatggtgctcagaagtggttgaaggagattgagaggatcttccgagtgactgagtgtgccgataaccagaaggtcaggttcggtacgcatatgctgtcagaagaagctgatgattggtgggttgctacccgcactgagttggaaactgctgggaatgctgaaatcacttgggttgtgttcagagagagattcctgaggaagtattttccagaggatgttagagggaagaaagagatagagttcttggaattgaagcagggtaacaagtctgttacagagtatgctgctaagttcacagagctgtcaaagtattacactccttatagtgaggctgctggagaattttcgaagtgtgtgaagtttgagaacgggctgcgtcccgagatcaaacaggctattggatatcagcggatcagagtgttttctgacttggttgactgttgcaggatttttgaacaggattccaaagccagagcagagagctatcagcaaagggttgataggaaaggtaagagtcagaatgatcgtggaaaaccgtatgcagctgacaaaggttttcagagacagagtaggatgaagaggcctagtgggggagactctagtgctcctgctaagtgttatagatgtggtcaggctgggcatcgtatccatgagtgtaccagtaatgagaagaaatgtttcaagtgtggaaaaggtggtcacttggctgcagactgccggttgaagactgtgacttgtttcaactgtggagagttgggtcatatcagtccacagtgtcctaagccgaagaaagagaatcagtcaggaggcaaggtctttgctttatcaggttctgagacttctgcagatgatcgtttgatccgaggtacgtgttatattaatggctttcctcttgtagctattattgacacaggtgctactcattcctttatatccttggattgtgctgtgaaacttaagttagagatatctgagatgcgtggtagtatggtgattgatactcctgcaaagggttcagtgactactacttcagtttgtttgaattgtcctttgagtatttttggtagagactttgggatggaccttgtgtgtcttccactagtacaggttgatgttatcctgggtatgaactggttggtggttaaccgagtctatatcaactgttttgataagactgtgatttttcctgagattgaggaagaaaagaaTTTGTTcctatctgcaaggcaggtgaatgaggcagtagtagatggggcagagttgtttatgctgttagcgactatggaagctaaagataaactggtgattggtgatctagctgtggtgtgtgattttcctgatgtgtttccggaagaggtgaatgaattgccgccagagcgtgaagttgagtt includes:
- the LOC127074310 gene encoding ferredoxin C 2, chloroplastic; the protein is MALPLLRIPGSSSIPFVTTKPHSLPSRSLRKTTVAAAELQTPVGVLGRTDFRYPNVEAPSHKVKVHDRERGIVHEFLVPEDQYILHTAESQDITLPFACRHGCCTSCAVRVKSGKIRQPEALGISAELREQGYALLCVSFPCSDLEVETQDEDEVYWLQFGRYFARGAVERDDYALELAMGDE